GTCTTCCACCACACGATCTCTGCTCTCACAacatattatttattctcacactTCGCCTTCAGCATCTTCAATGCTCATTCCTTTATTTTTTTGTCATCATTCTCGTTTTCTCCTCTCACGTTTTTACCTCATTCTAttattatcttttatttttttttcctttctgTTTTCTAGACTGCAAACTCGACTGTGATTACTGTTTCTGCCGTGGCGTCTTCAGCACCTGGTACACATGTTCACCCGCGTGGCCAAGAGTACACAGGCTGGAGGCTAGCGTGCCCTGGGCCAGGCTAACCATTCTTAAAAGAaccagaggagatatgatcacaacatataagATCCTCAGAAATTATATATTAACTTGACAGAGAAAGTATTTTCCAGGTGAGCTTGACGAGCGAACACAGGTTGACAATGGAAGCATCAATGAGTAACCTAAGACAATTGTTGTGGTAATTGAGAGTTAATTATAATACCTCGATTCACAGACCCAAAAAGCAAGTATGACAGCATGAGAAAGTGTAGAGTCGCGTCAGGCACAATAGCTAAGAAGACAGGGGCCCTAGTCGCGTCAGGCACAATAGCTAAGAAGACAGGGGCCCTAGTCGCGTCAGGCACAATAGCTAAGAAGACAGGGGCCCCTAGTCGCGTCAGGTACAATAGCTAAGAAGACAGGGGCCCCTAGTCGCGTCAGGTACAATAGCTACAAAGACAGGGGCCCTAGAGCTAAATCTCTCAAGTCGTTGATACAAGCAAGCAATTAAGCAGTCAGCAATTGCCCAGCACAATCCTTTTTTTTATTCACACACTTTACACTAAATCCATTCCATCAACAGCTTCCCACTCTCAAGATCAGGAAGATGAGCGCCCCTTGTTATTAAGCTGTAATTATCGAAGCTCCACTGGCCAAGGACTACCAGTTGGTCTACCACACAGGTTCCAACAATTGAATACCAGCAGTAAAGGTCCGCGGGGCAGGCTTCAACAATAGACCAGTCAGGGGTCCATGCCAAACAGGTTCTCCCGAGGGCGCGAGATCCAGTATGCGGGCCACAAACAAGAGGCCCTGGAGCAAGAGACAAGGCTGGGTTGACTCAGGCAGGACTCCCTACATGTGAGAGGGGGGCGACGCAGGTGTGATCCCACATACCAACCATCGTAACTACCTGTCAGTAGCTTACACCTGGCCACAAGTTGACTTACTTGGGCGTGTTCTgcacctctcactctccctcatctGTCTCTACCAGTCCTCTTGGatgaacacatctctaaccctgtccatggaggacagaagaaaaaaatgtatatatgctggttagcattataaatgtgtggccacgtctgtggtagaaaataatagaataaataaataaataaataaataaataaataaataaataaataaataaataaaaagtccTCTTAGGGCCCTGAAAGGACCCCAAGGTACAGCTTTAAGGTCGGTGTTGGCTGTTAAACTTGACAGTCAGAACACTTTAAAAAATGAATGCATATATATTTAGAGGGTCTAGCAGTACAATTGACTTTGTTCTCGACTCAGAATCGGGGATTCAGGGTTCGATTTCCAagcgagacagaaatggttggacacgTTTTCTTTCGCCTAATGGTTTTGTTCACCCTAGTAATAAACAGGTGCCCAGGATTTAGGCAACTGTTGTTGGGTTGTACATGCCAGTAGTTCATCCTTAGGGCAACTTTGATACAAGGCCAAATTATATACATACACAAGCTACCTGTCCCCCCGACAAATCGAAGTATTACTAATTTAATGAAGAATAAGGCTTGGGCAAGGAAAATTACAACATACAACCGAACCTATCAttgaataaatataaaactagGGGGAGACTCATCCACGACATGAAAGATTTCAAGCCATAAAGACCTACCAGAAGCAGGAAACCAAGCAGGAGGCTCTCAagttgtgggaggggagggacggaattatcaggggggaagcgccaagccattacgactatatatcacttggaaagggtcaggataaggatttgggatgggacggggggggggaaaggaatggtgcccaaccacttggtcggtcgggggattgaacgccgacctgcatgaagcaagaccgtcgctctaccatccaagtggttgggcacagatGGAAAGTAAGAAGGCAGATATGACCAagagaggacaggaaggctgcctCGCCCCGCGGCGGTCACCAAGAGGAACCAACTTAAGCACGTGTCGGAAGCAAACCCAATCCATCGttttaaaacaaaataagagAGCAGTAAAAAGTTGTGAGTAACACGTATTACAGTGCCcgtatgtgtggtgtggggggtcacTTCTGAGCGAGGGGTCACTCCCTAGCGCGGGGTCACTCCCTACCGCGGGGTCACTCCCGAGCGCGGCTCTCACCAGAGGCAGATACAGCACAAGCCTGCCAAACCGGTACAGTCAAACAAGGTATCGCGAATACGTTGTACcacgaccgtgtgtgtgtgtgtgtgtgtgtgtgtgtgtgtgtgtactcacctagttgtgtttgcgggggttgagctctggctctttggtcccgcctctcaaccgtcaatcaacaggtaaacagattcctgagcctactgggctctatcatatctacacttgaaactgtgtatggagtcagcctccaccaccatgtgtgtgtgtgtgtgtgtgtgtgtgtgtgtgtgtgtgtgtgtgtgtgtgtgtgtgtgtgtgtgtgtgtgtgtgtgtgtgtgtgtcccctcctagCGAGGGTGAACGGCTGTGTGTATGACCACAAACACCCGCCGTGTTCACTGAcacagcgggtgtgtgtgtggccactgaCAGCCACGGTGGATCATACAACACATACAGGAAAGCTTGCAGCATTGTATGAGGTGGTGGACAACAAGTACACAACACTCACGAGGCGCTTAAAACACCCGCGACGCTTGTCTTAACACCTGCCTCAGGTGCGGCGTCAGCCTTCTCATGTGTTTATGTCTCGGGTGATTATCATTCCCAGGACAccctctgtgtggtggtggtgtggcgggccACACTCATGCTCCCTTTGCCACACCTTTCCACACCTCTTACTCATTGTAGACTCATCATCATAATTCATCTTGTTGTATGTTGCTCGTACCCGCATTTATTACCCCAACTCCCCTTCTCCGAGTGCATCAGTCACCGGTAGACTCATGCTACGAGTACCGGTACGTGCACCAGAGGTACGTGTCCCCGCCAGACTCATGCTACGTGTCCCGGTACGTGCACCAGAGGTACGTGTCCCCGCCAGACTCATGCTACGCGAACCGGTACGTGCACCAGAGGTACGTGTCCCCGCCAGACTCATGCTACGTGTCCCGGTACGTGCACCAGAGGTACGTGTCCCCGCCAGACTCATGCTACGTGTCCCGGTACGTGCACCAGAGGTACGTGTCCCCGCCAGACTCGTGCTACGTGTCCCGGTACGTGCACCAGAGGTACGTGTCCCCGCCAGACTCATGCTACGCGAACCGGTACGTGCACCAGAGGTACGTGTCCCCGCCAGACTCATGCTACGTGTCCCGGTACGTGCACCAGAGGTACGTGTCCCCGCCAGACTCATGCTACGTGTCCCGGTACGTGCACCAGAGGTACGTGTCCCCGCCAGACTCATGCTACGCGAACCGGTACGTGCACCAGAGGTACGTGTCCCCGCCAGACTCATGCTACGTGTACCGGTACGTGCACCAGAGGTACGTGTCCCCGCCAGACTCATGCTACGTGTCCCGGTACGTGCACCAGAGGTACGTGTCCCCGCCAGACTCATGCTACGTGAACCGGTACGTGCACCAGAGGTACGTGTCCCCGCCAGACTCATGCTACGTGAACCGGTACGTGCACCAGAGGTACGTGTCCCCGCCAGACTCATGCTACGTGAACCGGTACGTGCACCAGAGGTACGTGTCCCCGCCAGACTCATGCTACGTGTACCGGTACGTGAAAACTCGTCTATCTTGCCAATCTTCATTCCTTGACGCTACcggccctcctcctccccccaccccccctactcCTCCAACACCGCGCCCCCAATTACCGTTATCCCCCCCCCTTAttaaccccccaccaccccccaccctcgAATTCACCCTCACTcattcggagtgtgtatatatgaatgctacacagtattcatctatagacatccatatgtgGTGAaagacatgtgaagaacctctcacacacacacagctcccggacaagagagggagccagcttagcttagccgccaacacccacacatcgtgtcagcaaggcggacagcccgcctgctttttcATACTTCTCACTGTAATTTCCAACTTCTAAACGTCccctcacctatgcctctccatcgTCTTTACTCCCCTAAACAAAAACATCTTCCCGTTCTTCCCTGAGAGAACAGCAAAATGAGAAATGGTGGAAGAAATGTGTCATATGAAAGGAGAAAACGTGGCTGGAAATACCGAGGTAGCTCATAGGGAAGGAAAGATAATTAGCATAACAGTTAAAAGAAAAAGTGAACTAGAGGAAGAAACAGTAGAAGGTAACTTCATACACAGTTGAAGTAGTGAAGGTGATGAAAGTTCGGAGTCATTGGTGTTGACAACTCGttctcttaaaaataatgtcgcttttcgcccgtatgcgccgctatggccaaaaatggacgtaattgtaaatgaaatcggctcacgaaagtgacgtactgtcccgttttctgtttgagtcctccggcttactcggaaccCGCACCTGTGAAACACGCgtccacgtgcacacacacactcactcacatacacacacactcacactcacacacacacacacacacacacacacacacacacacacacacacacacacacacacacacacacacacacacacactcacccctccCCTTACTCTTCCCCTCAACGACTCGCGTTCCAAGAATATCCTAACAAGCCTAGACGGGTCGTTTCTGCCAACAAAACCCCTTcacgtccctccctcacctgccttacctccctccctcacctgccttacctccctccctcacctgccttacctccctccctcacctgccttacctccctccctcacctgccttacctccttcccccccctccctccctcacctgccttacctccctccctcacctgccttacctccctccctcacctgccttacctcctcccccccctccctccctcacctgccttacctccctccctcacctgccttacctccctccctcacctgccttacctccctccctcacctgccttacctacctccctcacctgccttacctccctcccccccccccctccctccctccctcaccacatccCAGCACGTACAACGATACAATTGCCCTATAAAGGTTACGGCCTATAAGAGCCAAGGCAAAGCCATGTGTAAATTACAGGCCATTCAACCTATCCAATTGTAGAATGTCAAATATGGCCACGGCTCCTTCGCACGCCACCCCACCTCCGTGTCCACGGCCACGGTTGGGTAAGGTGCGTGTCCTCGCACTCCGGGAGGGGACACGCATGCATTCCTTGTCGGTGGTGCGGGCCGGAACCGCACTCTAATATACACCACTGTTCTGGCCTGACAGACggtagctacacacacacacacgcacacacacgcacgcacacacacacacacacacacacacacacacacgcacgcacacgcacgcacgcacgcacgcacgcacgcacgcacacacacacacacacacacacacacacacacacacacacacgcatgcgcacacacacaaagggcaaagtttctttcaccctgaatgcccctgttacctagcagtaaaataggtgcctggggagttagacagcacttacggagctgcttctggggggtgggggggggtggaaaagaaaaaaataattagttagtagttagtaacagttgattgacagttgagaggcgggccgaaagagcaaatctcaacccctgcaagcacaactaagtgaacacaattaggtgaatacacaggagAGACCCTagggggaaacaggtggaaatctagtgcccaaatgagccatagtgactttagaaagaacttttttttagtgtcagagtggttgacaaatgtaatgcattagggagtgttgtggtggaggctgactccatacacagtttcaaatgtagatatgatagagcccagtaggctcaggaacctgtacacctgttgattgacagttgagaggcgggaccaaagagccagagctcaacccccgcaagcacaactaggtgagtaacacaCACAACTGAGAGCAAATGTGCTAGtaatgggagacttcaatcatTATTAAAATGATTGAGAAATAATGGAGCCGGGAAGTTGTAAAAAGATATATTCAGGTACAACATATCTGAGAGGAGAACTGGAGGTAATCAACCACCGTGATTAGACCAAATCGTTAGACAAAGTTAATTCTTAGTACTCCTACATTTCAGCGAAGCAAAAATTCTGCTCGACAAATTCATTGGATTTCTACAAGATGAAAGACAAGAGAAATCACACAAGAGAGTGGgatcttcttgagattatcttgagatgatttcggggctttagtgtccccgcggcccggtcctcgaccaggcctccacccccaggaagcagcccgtgacagctgactaacacccaggtacctattttactgctaggtaacaggggcatagggtgaaagaaactctgcccattgtttctcgccggcgtccgggatcgaacccgggaccacaggatcacaagtccagtgtgctatccgctcggccgaccggctccctgactcCATATGGTAGACTTGGGGATGGGTAGACTTCATATCATTCGACTGTTAAACAGTATTTTATACTGATACTAGAGacttttccccttcagagcagggcaGGTTGCTGAAatagagtacagagaacatatacagcatacatagatgcgataaagcacctaaattattgagatcgtctcaaagccctccaaatgtactccctagaaagaagacgagagagatattaaataatatacacgtggaaaatattggagggccaggtcctaaatctacacagtaaaataacaacgaactggagtaaacgatagggaagaaaatgcagaatagaaccagtaaagagcagggggtgcagagagagagagagagagagagagagagagagagagagagagagagagagagagagagagagagagagagagagagagagagagagagagagagagagagaggagagagaggggggggtcctgtaggtggtgtggtactgaggcagcaaagaggggggggggggttataccctgcttctccatccccctccctctcccccttcctctgtTTTTTTCCCCTCTGTGAGGCGAATGTGGCCTTCGTggatgtgggtggtgggggtgcatTTGCACTTCACTCCTCCTCTGGTGTAAGGTGAGCGTGGCCAGCCTtagggaggaaaggggggggggcagtggagtggggagggagggggaagcagaggggggaagggagagatgggggagaggggggggggtacatgTGCAGGTTCTCCTGGGAAGTTGTGTTGATGCGTCACGCCAAGGTGAGTGAAGGGCTTGCACGGGCCACTGACCgcttcctcctctcctcctctcctcctcttcctcctcttcctccttctcttccatcCTCATCTTTACTCCcacaccccctcacacacacacacaccatttccctcctcttccttcccccatCATACACCAACCTTCCTtctccaccatacaccacactgcctcctcctcctcctcccttataCAGcacactgcctcctcctcctcctccctcatacaccacactgcctcctcctcctcctcctccctcatacataacactgcctcctcctcctccctcagacACACACTGCCTCCTCCCTCATacgtcacactgctcctcctgcagcTCATGAGACGTGACCACAGCAACAGGCTGGAGGGCGAGGTCGGCCTGTGTTAAGTTGTTCAACACACGCCCAAGGACGTAGTTATCGTCCTTGTACACGACTCACCAGATGCAAGTCTCCGCCAGTTCATAGACCAGCAGAAGACAACTGGTGGCTCCTTAAGGCGTTGCACATCCTGCACCGAAGATCATCCTGCTCGGAGATGTAAACTTACGCCACTTTAAATGAAAGAATGCATGAAAACATCAtcctatatcttgagatgatttcgggagcttagtgtccccacggcccggtcctcgaccagttaaaggtaaggtcttccgacatgagtacacccagatccttcacATTGCTTTTTTGTCCTataccgtttttatattttcacttTTTCCGTAAGCTGGAGCTGGAACTCATCTTCATTAAATATCGTATtcttttctgtagcccattgaaagacctgatttacatctgattgaaggtttgctgtgtcctctatgttgtctattcTCATAAAAATCCGTGGGAGAATACGTGGGAGAGGGGGCTTGTTAGGTGGGTGGGAGAGTGGCTTGTCAAGTGGGTGGGAGAGTGGCTTGTCAAGTGGGTGGGAGAGTGGCTTGTCAAGTGGGTGGGAGAGTGGCTTGTCAAGTGGGTGGGAGAGTGACCTGACTGGCACTCAGGTCCAAGACCTCCAAAAGACGTTACAGGCCAAGGAACAAGAAGCGACAATAAAAGTCACACGCTACTTTTAAAAGCaacagaaaatagatatgaacaaacaaaagttccaaataacACACACTGCAAAGCGAAATCCAGAGCCTATTATCTCCGACAACTACCCAATACCCAAACAGAAACTCAGATTAATAAAACGGGAATAACTTTTTGTTCATTTAAATGACAGAATACTGCAAACACTATTCGACTCTAGCTGCAGCTACTAACAACATTTGCATGTATACGTCATATGTGCCTTACCTAAAGATGTTAACGAAGTATTCACTGACTGGCAAAGTCATGGTTATGTTATGGGGTGGCGTAATGCTTGTATGCTTGCGTTgtggcgtgtgtactcacctaatactcacctaatatgtgtgtgtgtgtgtatgtatgcatgatgtgtgtgcatatgtgtgtgtgtatgcatgacTGCCACTCTCACTGCCGGACCTGGTAACAAGATTGATCCCACGGCGCCTCAACCTACCTTGACTTGctgacctacacacacacacacacacacacacacacacacacacacacacacacacacacacacacacacacacacacacacacctaggagtACACACACCGCGAAATCTCACACCAGAGGAATACAGAAATGGGATCATGTCTCCGACGTGTGCGAAATTGGCGAGGGTTAAACCAACCTTCTGACAGTTTCACTGAAGACGCTGAGCACACGTACGTGAGACCAGTACAGGAGACCGCAGCTCTACCATAGAATCTCCTTGTAACAAGGGACAAAACGAAGCTGGATATCGTACACCTTTCCTCGTGAACTGCACTCATCTGTTTATTGTGGAGAGGAGGTGTTCAGTACAATACAGAAGGAGGTgttcctgggggagggggaagggggaggtgttcctggtggagtgggggggggaagtaTAGCTGGACGATCATGTGGTACAAAGAATCAATTGTTCCATAAGTGCAGGAGGCGAATACTAATATAGATGGAACAGCAATGTAAGAACTTCCAGAATGActgaagggaaggggggagggggaacgggTGAAGGGTAATAGGAGTGATGGGAAAGGGAAGATGGAcatctggttacctggttgatggggttctgggagttcttcggctctccaagcccggcccgaggccaggcttgacttgtgagagtttggtccaccaggctgttgcttggagcggcccgcaggcccacatacccaccacagcccacagaCAAAAGCAAGAGACTGAAGGGGACAACAAGAGCGACCAAAAAAAATTGATGTATAATGCATCAGCTGTAAAGAAAGAAGCCGGCCTCTAGGCGTGACAGTAATGCCTCTCATCTCCTCTCTCTTCCCACCCTTTACCATCCCGTCGCAGCATCCTCCTCCCtacaagagggaggaggaggatgctgtgcCACTCCCCGCCCAGAAGATgccaacactccccctcccagAAGATgccaacactccccctcccagAAAGCCAGGTTGGGATGCCACAAAAAGAGTCACCCCTTAAAGCTGGTCGTTCATGTGTGGATGTaaacaggaaaaaaaaaacgTGTTGGGGGGTGATGTAGAGAGGGgcaatgtaggggggggggagggaaagagagtATCTGTATGTATATCTTTTCTATAAACATCCCATCCTCCTTAAAATGAAATTACCGGACTCCATAAAGACTGCAAACGGAACATCTTGGTGGCTCCTCACTATATATTGGCACTCCGAACCATATAATTACTATATGTGCTATCATATAGTTACTATATGTGCTATCATTTCAAGAGAACGAGCAATGTCACTTAAACATATTTTTTTTGGCTATAGCTATTGTTACTATTATAAATCTTGATATAATATCATGGTTGTTCACGCTTTGTTCACGTGAACGTGTGAACGTTTGGTAAGTTTCGACGGATGTTAGTAACAGGaagttactattatatatatatatatatatatatatatatatatatatatatatatatatatatatatatatatatatatatatatatatatatatatatatatatatattagtgtcagaccacggaggaaatttgaaacaggaatttccttaagtactttcgtatattaatacatcttcagaaggtattaatagacgaaagtacttaaggaaattcctgtttcaattttcctccgtggtctgacacactcacatttttaatcacgtgtttatttttcgtgatttacacacacacacacacacacacacacacacacacacacacacacacacacacacacacacacacacacacacacacatacacacacatacacacacagtagacggttggaacaagttaggggagaaggtggtggaggccaagaccgtcagtagtttcaaagcgttatatgacaaagagtgctgggaagacgggacaccacgagcgtagctctcatcctgtaactacacttaggtaattacacacacatacatacacacagcaCAACTACAACATTATGCTGTCACAACACAACCAGTGTTGTGTTGCGTGTACAGCGTTGTATTACACCGTGTAGGTGGAGGCTCAAGTCTGCAAGGGCGGTTGGAATTTATATTTAAAGTGAGGTCTGGGTACTATTCAGGTTGatcatttgatatatatatatatatatatatatatatatatatatatatatatatatatatatatatatatatatatatatatatatatgtgtgtgtgtgtgtgtgtgtgtgtgcgcctcaATACACAACGGGTAACACCTCTCCCAGCACGCTTATATTCGACCTCTGCCGGGGAAAATACCGCTCGTAACACCTGGGACAGAATGTAAACAATCGTTCAGTATTGAACTTCATGCGACTgtcgattgattttttttttattgtggccaccggaggcggctagtttattgtgcaccccatactcatcctgtgagcggtagcgcaaaaaagcattacggagggcacaaaaggtctttagatTCTTTTCTACAAAAAGGTGTGACATCTTATTAACAAAAAAAAGTACAGTAAATTAGCACGACTGCGCAGTGTGTCAACAAGAGGATACTGCGCAGTGTGTCAACAAGAGGATACTGCGCAGTGTGTTAACAAGAGGATACTGCGCAGTGTGTCAACAAGAGGATACTGCACAGTGTGTTAACAAGAGGATACTGCGCAGTGTGTCAACAAGAGGATACTGCACAGTGTGTCAACAAGAGGATACTGCGCAGTGTGTCAACAAGAGGATACTGCGCAGTGTGTTAACAAGAGGATACTGCGCAGTGTGTTAACAAGAGGATACTGCGCAGTGTGTTAACAAGAGGATACTGCGCAGTGTGTCAACAAGAGGATACTGCGCAGTGTGTTAACAAGAGGATACTGTGCAGTGTGTCAACAAGAGGATACTGCGCAGTGTGTCAACAAGAGGATACTGTGCAGTGTGTCAACAAGAGGATACTGCGCAGTGTGTCAACAAGAGGATACTGTGCAGTGTGTCAACAAGAGGATACTGCGCAGTGTATCAACAAGAGGATACTGTGCAGTGTGTCAACCAGAGGATACTGCGCAGTGTATCAACAAGAGGATACTGTGCAGTGTGTCAACCAGAGGATACTGCGCAGTGTGTCAACCAGAGGATACTGCGCAGTGTATCAACAAGAGGATACTGTGCAGTGTGTCAACCAGAGGATACTGCGCAGTGTGTCAACCAGAGGATACTGCGCAGTGTGTCAACCAGAGGATACTGCGCAGTGTATCAACAAGAGGATACTGTGCAGTGTGTCAACCAGAGGATACTGCGCAGTGTGTCAACCAGAGGATACTGCGCAGTGTGTCAACAAGAGGATACTGTGCAGTGTGTCAACAAGAGGATACTGCGCAGTGTATCAACAAGAGGATACTGTGCAGTGTGTCAACCAGAGGATACTGCGCAGTGTATCAACAAGAGGATACTGCACAGTGTGTCAACAAGAGGATACTGCGCAGTGTGTCAACAAGAGGATACTGCGCAGTGTGTCAACAAGAGGATACTGTGCAGTGTGTCAACCAGAGGATACTGCGCAGTGTATCAACAAGAGGATACTGCACAGTGTGTCAACAAGAGGATACTGCGCAGTGTGTCAACAAGAGGATACTGCGCAGTGTGTCAACAAGAGGATACTGCGCAGTGTATCAACAAGAGGATACTGTGCAGTGTGTCAACCAGAGGATACTGCGCAGTGTATCAACAAGAGGATACTGTGCAGTGTATCAACAAGAGGATACTGCGCAGTGTATCAACAAGAGGATACTGCGCAGTGTATCAACAAGAGGATACTGTGCAGTGTGTCAACAAGAGGATACTGCACAGTGTATCAACAAGAGGATACTGCGC
This DNA window, taken from Procambarus clarkii isolate CNS0578487 chromosome 7, FALCON_Pclarkii_2.0, whole genome shotgun sequence, encodes the following:
- the LOC138357597 gene encoding uncharacterized protein, whose amino-acid sequence is MVEEMCHMKGENVAGNTEVAHREGKIISITVKRKSELEEETVEVCQQEDTAQCVNKRILCSVSTRGYCAVCQQEDTVQCVNKRILRSVSTRGYCAVCQPEDTAQCINKRILCSVSTRGYCAVCQPEDTAQCINKRILCSVSTRGYCAVCQPEDTAQCVNQRILRSVSTRGYCAVCQPEDTAQCVNQRILRSVSTRGYCAVCQQEDTAQCINKRILCSVSTRGYCAVYQQEDTAQCVNKRILRSVSTRGYCAVCQQEDTVQCVNQRILRSVSTRGYCTVCQQEDTAQCVNKRILRSVSTRGYCAVYQQEDTVQCVNQRILRSVSTRGYCAVYQQEDTAQCINKRILRSVSTRGYCAVCQQEDTAQCINKRILRSVSTRGYCAVCQPEDTAQCINKRILCSVSTRGYCAIYEYSVTFGNITMKNNAYTKGLRAQAGAQRAIKMSCDSYFIVVFKNMVFRNDYS